In Sulfuriferula plumbiphila, the genomic window TCCGGGTTGTCGCGCTGCGCCTGCTTGACTGCCAGCGCCATATCCACACTCGCCCACAAGTCAATCGGCGAGGGCAATATCGGTATCAGCGCCAGATGCGCCATGCGCATGATGGCGGCGACCGTCTCGCCTTGCACCGTCGGTGGGCAATCCACCACGACGTAGCGGTGACTGCGCGCGAGCTTGCCCAGCACACCCGCCGGATTGCCCCCCAGCTGGGCGACACCCGGCAGACCCGAATTGCCGCCCCCCATGCCGACCCATTGAGTGATCGAGCGCTGCGGATCCGCATCCACCAGGTGGGTGCTGCCACGCTGCGCCAAGCCTGCAGCCAGGTTCAGCGCCAGGGTTGTTTTGCCGGTACCGCCCTTTTGATTGATGACTGCAATGATTCGGTTCGACATGACCACCCCGTCTCGTAATGGCTCAACGTGCGCCGCTGCTGCGCTGTCCCGACCGCCGTTGTCAACTGCTCCCCAGTTGCGCCGCCAATGCCTTCATTTCATTGATGAAGTTGGAGTTGCGCTGTTGCAACGCCGTTTGCCCATCGCCATCAATACTGATGTTGGCGTAAGTTTTGCCAAAGCTCACGTCGGGGTAGTAATCCTCGCGCTTGGACAAATCCGCCATCTGGTCGAGAAATCGACGCGTGTCGGCATAGCTGGCAAAATCAAACCGCAGATTCAGGCTTGCAATCCGCTCTCCTCCAGGCGCGGCACCCGCCTGCTTAGCCTCGTTTTCGCTCATCACGCCACCCCCGCCAAATCCATCAACATTCGATCCAGTTCGCCCAGGTGGCCCAGTTCATCCTGCAAAATGCCGGCGAACAGGGCCTGCGTCTCGCTGTCGCGAATCCGGGCGCAATACTGTGCGGCTTCTTCGTACAATCGTATCGCCTCTATTTCCAGCGCACGGTCTATCTGCAACATTTCCGTCACGCTCCGCCCGGGTCGTGCAGGTGGCAACTGCGTGGCATTGGAAGGCACACCCAACACCAGCATCCTTTCCATCAGGCGTCCCGCATGCACCAGCTCTTCATTCACGTCGTCACGCAGGCGTGCGCTCATTTCGGACAGGCCCCACAGGCCAGTGAGTTTGGCCTGCATGAGATACTGCTGTACCGCCGCCAGCTCGTGGCTGAGGGCGCGTGACAGATATCCGCTCAATCGTGGATCGGCATACATCGACATGGCACTGTGACTCAGGCAATCGCCTTAGCTGATATCGCCGTCACGCCCGCCCATGCCGGCATCAGGCGAGCTGGGCAGAATGTTTTCGACTTCGCTGTGTACGCGCGCAATGATGTGTGCCGCCACCAGACCGTCACCCACGCGCTCGCATGCATCGGCACCGGCACGCACGGCTGCGTTCACCGCGCCGGTTTCACCACGCACCAGCACGGTCACGTAGCCGCCGCCAACAAACTGACGGCCCACCAGACGCACTTCCGCTGCCTTGGTCATCGCGTCGGCCGCTTCAATCGCCGGTACCAGGCCACGGGTTTCAATCATGCCCAGTGCAATTCCGCTTACGTTTGCCATTTCAAAACTCCTTCTCTGTTTCGGTTAAATTCGTGTCTGCCTTACGCTGCAGGGCTGGGCAGGATGTTTTCGACTTCGTTGTGTACGCGCGCAATGATGTGTGCCGCCACCAGACCGTCACCCACGCGCTCGCATGCATCGGCACCGGCACGCACGGCTGCGTTCACCGCGCCGGTTTCACCACGCACCAGCACGGTCACGTAGCCGCCGCCAACAAACTGACGGCCCACCAGACGCACTTCCGCTGCCTTGGTCATCGCGTCGGCCGCTTCAATCGCCGGTACCAGGCCACGGGTTTCAATCATGCCCAGTGCAATTCCGCTTACGTTTGCCATTTCAAAACTCCTTCTCTGTTTCGGTTAAATTCGTGTCTGCCTTACGCTGCAGGGCTGGGCAGGATGTTTTCGACTTCGTTGTGTACGCGCGCAATGATGTGTGCCGCCACCAGACCGTCACCCACGCGCTCGCATGCATCGGCACCGGCACGCACGGCTGCGTTCACCGCGCCGGTTTCACCACGCACCAGCACGGTCACGTAGCCGCCGCCAACAAACTGACGGCCCACCAGACGCACTTCCGCTGCCTTGGTCATCGCGTCGGCCGCTTCAATCGCCGGTACCAGGCCACGGGTTTCAATCATGCCCAGTGCAATTCCGCTTACGTTTGCCATTTCAAAACTCCTTCTCTGTTAAAAAAGCTGCTCAATTACCGTTACCGGCGTCCCATGCATCAATAATTCCGCAAATCGTCAAGTCGGTCAGGATTGCCCTGTCACCCGTTGCGATGCGTGCAGCCGAACCACCGGTCGTGATCACCCACTTGCCGGG contains:
- the parA gene encoding ParA family partition ATPase; translated protein: MSNRIIAVINQKGGTGKTTLALNLAAGLAQRGSTHLVDADPQRSITQWVGMGGGNSGLPGVAQLGGNPAGVLGKLARSHRYVVVDCPPTVQGETVAAIMRMAHLALIPILPSPIDLWASVDMALAVKQAQRDNPDLRACLVLNQLESRNALSRDMREAVAEFDVPVLSAGMQRRAAYRSAAVEGLSVYGVGKRGQHAVSDIEAIIEEVLCL
- a CDS encoding ferritin-like domain-containing protein, with amino-acid sequence MSMYADPRLSGYLSRALSHELAAVQQYLMQAKLTGLWGLSEMSARLRDDVNEELVHAGRLMERMLVLGVPSNATQLPPARPGRSVTEMLQIDRALEIEAIRLYEEAAQYCARIRDSETQALFAGILQDELGHLGELDRMLMDLAGVA
- a CDS encoding BMC domain-containing protein, whose amino-acid sequence is MANVSGIALGMIETRGLVPAIEAADAMTKAAEVRLVGRQFVGGGYVTVLVRGETGAVNAAVRAGADACERVGDGLVAAHIIARVHSEVENILPSSPDAGMGGRDGDIS
- a CDS encoding BMC domain-containing protein; this translates as MANVSGIALGMIETRGLVPAIEAADAMTKAAEVRLVGRQFVGGGYVTVLVRGETGAVNAAVRAGADACERVGDGLVAAHIIARVHNEVENILPSPAA